The Megalobrama amblycephala isolate DHTTF-2021 linkage group LG1, ASM1881202v1, whole genome shotgun sequence genome segment caatgtttaacaggaagccaatgcagtgatgacagaactgggctaatatggtcatacttcctagttctagtaagaactctggctgctgcattttgtacgagctgtagtttatttatcaagcgagcagaacaaccacccagtagagcgttacagtaatctagccttgaggtcatgaacgcatgaactaactgttctgcattcttcattgagagcatatgtcgtagtttagatatatttctaagatggaagaatgtggttttacagatgctagtaacatggccttcaaatgaaagattggtatcaaagagcacacccaggttcctaactgacgacgaagacttaacagagcagccatcaagtgttagacagtattctaggttattatgtgaagaagtttttggtccaaaaattagaatctctgttttttctgaatttagtagtaggaaattactggtcatccagttttttatatcagctatacattctgttaatttagcgaattggtaagtttcatcagggcgcgaagaaatatagagctgagtattgCATGGTTATCaatttttctctaatattatcaatctttcaagtaaagaagttcaaaaagtcattactgctgtgctctttggaaacatcagaagttgaagctttatttcttgttaatttagccactgtatcaaataaatacctagggttgtgtttattttcttctaagagttttgaaaaataggcagatctagcagtttttaaggcctttctgtactcaatcattttctctctccacgaaatgcgaaatactttttttttcttccagctgcactccatttttctagctgctgtttttagggccagagtgtgctcattgtaccatggcattggattaatttccttaatcttttttaaacgcaaaggagcaactgagtctaatgtgctggaaaagacaggcaatagtttctgttgcaacatcgaggtcctctaagctgtctggtatgctaaggcgatgaaactgatcaggaagattatttataaagcaatctttagtggtagaagtgatggttctaccatatttatggcagggaggcagtttagcctctttgactaaatgtagtatacatgagactagataatgatctgagatgtcgtcactctgctgcagaatttcaacggcgtcaatatcgattccatgtgacaatattagatctaaagtatgattacgacaatgagtgggtcctgacatgtgttgtctaacaccaatagagtttagaatgtctgtaaatgccaatcccaatgagtcttttttattatctacatggatattaaaatcaccaacaacaaggactttatctgcagctagtactaattctgatagaaaatcggcaatttctttgataaagtctgtatggtgtcctggtggcctgtatacagtagccagcacaaatgtcaacttacataatgtcacgtaaagcaccatcactttgaaggaattatatttgaaagacttctggctgatactgtaaatattactataaattacagcaacacctccccctttgcctttctgacgaagattgtgtcgataatcataaccttgagggctaCACTCTTAACCCGGATTAGTTGACATTACTAGAAATTTGCGTGGAAACCCGTTGCACTAAACCATTTTAGTTTTTACACAGGATGAAACTAAACAGGTTAAGTTGTATGAACATAGAATCTTAAGCGGTGCAGTAGACAAATCAAGTTAACATTAGTAGTCTTTACTAAAATTCATTAGTTcacattattaatgtttttgagcatactttttataaaataactattgagttaaacaaatgattttaagtagaaataaatgttatatttaagtaatgtcttataatttaaattatactaCTAAGATTGAAATTTTATGtattaattaaaagaaattaaacaacattttaacaaacatgttttttttattattgttgaaaAACAGGTAACACTGCAATGTACTCAACTTCTCAAACTTGCCTATTTTTTTGCTTGTTAATTGTTAATTGTTCAGAGGAACATACATTATTCAACAATATGCAGACAAGCATTAAACTGGATGAAAATAAAGTGAAAAGacaacacatgcacacattccTGCACACTGTTGACAACTTTTGAGTTGACAACTGTTACTTGTATCAATAGAGCAACAATATGCAGttttaacatacagtacactttTAGTGCAGAACACTGGTAAATGTTAGAGCACTTACTGGACTGGACAATCCGAACAAGAATCTGTTCAAAGATTCACATTGTGCATCTTGAGAACAAAAAACAGGCATGGTTTCTGATACTAGCTTAGCCCTGATGGTAGTTAACAATTGTAAATGTTTTAGAGGAACACGAACACACAGTATTCAAAAATATGCAGATAGGCATTAAACTGGATAAGCATTAAAACTGGAGCCAAGCCTCAAACCAACtctaaaaatgaaagaaaaagacCACGCTGACTCACGCACTGCACACTCACGCACCGCATACTCACTCACACGCACTGCACACTCACCCACGCACCGCACACTCACTCACCCACCCACCCATGCACGCACCGCACACTCACCGTTAACAACTTTTGAATTGACAACTTAACTTGTATCAGAGGAACAATATGCCATTTTAAACATCCAGTACACTTTTAGCACAGAACACTGGTAAACTTTAGAGCACTTACTGCAGTGACTGGACAATCCGAACAAGAATTCAAACAAGAGTTCAAAGATTCaaattgtgcaaaaaaacagcCATGGCTTCCGATGATAGATTCTCACAGTTCCTTTGTGAAAATCAAATTGTAAGTTGATTTTTCAATGTTTGTAACTTGGGTTTTAGTTCACTGTGGCCCAACATGAGAAGAACTTGTTGGATGAACTGGAATGTGTTCTTCAGTGATTTGGGGTAGTTGAGATGCAGTGCGTATGCAAGTCCAAAAAGAATGCACACAGCTTTTGGCAAGTCTTTAATGCCTTCCATCACAACTTCTCCCTCAATGATTATCTTGATTGAAGCTGGATTGAGATGAAGGGAAGATGGGAGCACAGCACCTTCATGCTCAACAAGGAGGATCCCAAAGTCAAGGTGGCGGAATGAGTGATCATCATCAGAGTCCTAACAACAGAACACATACATGACATTTTTTATTACATAACCATcaataatgataaacaatatAGTCTTGTAATGAGATGGACAAATGAAGGAATGTGTGAAGTAGTTGTTGAATATGACTGCtggagttaaaggattagttcatgaTGTCAACGACATATACCAgtctgacagggaagagaaattgttgaataaagttatttttttgttttgtttttgcacacaaagtattctggtcacttcataatattaaggttgaaccactgtagtcacgtgaactattttaatgtctttactacctttctggacctcaaaaggtgcaatgatgttgctgcctatgtgtggttcagtaaccctcagattttatcaaaaaatatcaaatttttTTGTTCAGACAATGAAGGTGatgaacatgagggtgagtaattaatgacagaaaatgagaaaataagATACTTACAAAGCAAGCCTTGAAGAAGTCCATGGGGTTGTCACCAAGTACTATCGGGAGCCCCTGAGCACCAGTGACCTAATATCAGTTGGCTCTTGAGTCTGTTgggtagttaaaaaaaaaaaaagttacatagcaAGAATAGCAAGAAATGATCTACAAGAAAACTGAACAACAAAGCACAATTTTGATTGTATTGGACAACCAAAATAGAATCACTTATTGTGACATGTTTTCATGATTTAAACCATAAAGAACAATGCAACAATACAAGTGTATAATGGATATGGACCAACCTTGGTTTGTTGTAAAAGCTGCATCAACAGCTGTCCAACATTCCCTCtcttagatcgaaagatctcaATTAGACGAAGACTGTGTCGATCAATGCTTTCATAGAATTCCTGCTTGAGGTTCTTTCCCACAATCCTGTTGAATTCCAAGAAAACCTGcaaaataagagaaaaatacagagctgtacatttaaaaactaaattatacTGAGATTTAAGGCACCTGTATTGTGTGTGAGAAATaattaaaggggtacttcacacaaacataattttctcatcatttacacacccttATGCTGTCCCAGATGAATTTCTTAATTTCTTCAGATGAAAGGAAACATTTTCAGAAATAATTTCTGTAAGCTTATGTAATGTAAGTGTATGGGACCCCCaatagatgcttcaaaaaccaCACAAAGTGAACATGATGGTAATCCAAACAAATCCACAAGACATTGATTCATCATCTGTGGTTGTGTGGATTATCGTGTTTGCTTTGTGTGGTTTTTAAAGCGTCAACTTTCGGGGTCCTGTATACTTGGattaaattgacttgaattgTTAAATTGATTAACAATTTTTCTAAAATTATTGAATATCTGAAGAAAGAAGATCATATACATCTGTGAGAGCATAAGGGTGTATTAACGACACTGAAAAATGACATCAATCAATAAAGATTGATAAGTTAGAAAGAAGAGAAGTTATAGCACTCTTGAACATACCTGATCTTCTGTAAAAAGAGCAGGCCAGCGTTCTACCATCTGGCTTATGGCAGGCTCGGACTCCACCACTTCTTTTCTTCTTAGTGCAAACGTAAGGTCCATCTTCTCTTTCACAAGTCGTCCGTTTGGTGTTCTTTTCTGCATTTCATCCACCAAAACTTTGCGTGCATCCTCGAGGCCTGTCTGATCAATTCCATCTGGAAAGTTGGGCAAGTAGTTGAGTTCACCTTTCTTTGccttctttatatttttgttagctggttCTCCTGGGGTTGAATGCCCTCCACGCTTACCAGCATTTACCGCAACATCAAGACATCCCGATTGTCTGCGTTTTGAACGGTAGTTagccattttatattttaaactattCTTCCAACCAGTACAGCGACTGGTTGAGCCTTTTTCCTGGAGACAGGGGTGCTTGTTTATCAGTGCTGCTGCAACACTTTCAAACTGAGCATTGTTTGGGTATGGTGTGAAGCCATACATGCTCTCTGCCAATCTTTCAAGGATCTCGTGTTTAAGATCTTTCATTACTTTAAGGTGTGTTCCATCCCTAAAATACAGATTTGCTTGCCTGAGTCTATATTCTACATCAACAGAAAAATTTGGGACCTCAAATAGCTCTGGCCACTGTGTTTGTCGCTCCTGCGATGATTGTGAGAGAATTTCTGTATCTCCTGTACTTTGGTTGTCATCGAAGCTTTCTGCAGATGCTGAGACGGGTACCAGCTCAAGTACAGGGATGACTTTGATTGTTGGTTTTTCGGGAAGATCTGCAATATCTGACAGATTGCATAGCTCGTAATTAAAGTCAGGATCTTTGTATTGGAGGCTGCAGTTGTAATCAAGTCCCAGCAATTCTTTAATATTGCTTATCAATTCCTCCACTGTAGCTGGCCTCCTATTCAGTGTGACCTTTCTTATATCTGCCTCAGTGAGAATGACCCTCAGTGTCATCTTCTGGTCTGCCAtcactaaaaaacaaacaaacaaacaaaacattaaaaataaggtATAGGGGAAGGTTAAATTACATAAATTCTTTTTCTTAAAGATATAGTGCATATTTAAGAAACAGTTTGGGactatgaaaaaaaacaaactgaagtGTGACCATTTAGGCTATGAATGACTGCATCAGAAACACTCATGGCTGTTTAACACAGAATATAGCGCCTGAGGGTCACTATGAAATTGTCTCTAAATCTGTATGCTGGAAGAGGGAAAACATCATTAAGCTCATTTAGTTGCACCACAGACAGAGAGGGGTTAGTGCTGTCACAGAGCTCAAATGATCTGAACTGCTCATGGTACCACGCAGTCATGTCTTTGCAGACAAAGAGGATCTCTGAGTTGACTGCCACAATCTTTTTGATCTGCTTGAATTTAGGGAGGCCAGAGCATGTACCAACAGAGAGCATCATATCAGCACAATATCTTATTCCATCTAAAAAGACAGAAGATGCAACAAGAACTGATGCAAGCTGAGGAAGTCTCTGGCAGAAAATTTGCTGGACATTCTCAGGGAAAGATGTGATCGATGATGAAGTAACCTTGTCCATTTCGACTGAGGGCTTAAAAA includes the following:
- the LOC125243233 gene encoding uncharacterized protein LOC125243233, whose product is MHYIFKKKNLCNLTFPYTLFLMFCLFVCFLVMADQKMTLRVILTEADIRKVTLNRRPATVEELISNIKELLGLDYNCSLQYKDPDFNYELCNLSDIADLPEKPTIKVIPVLELVPVSASAESFDDNQSTGDTEILSQSSQERQTQWPELFEVPNFSVDVEYRLRQANLYFRDGTHLKVMKDLKHEILERLAESMYGFTPYPNNAQFESVAAALINKHPCLQEKGSTSRCTGWKNSLKYKMANYRSKRRQSGCLDVAVNAGKRGGHSTPGEPANKNIKKAKKGELNYLPNFPDGIDQTGLEDARKVLVDEMQKRTPNGRLVKEKMDLTFALRRKEVVESEPAISQMVERWPALFTEDQVFLEFNRIVGKNLKQEFYESIDRHSLRLIEIFRSKRGNVGQLLMQLLQQTKTQEPTDIRSLVLRGSR